The following DNA comes from Streptomyces sp. NBC_00273.
CGCCGTCCCCGTCGGCGTCGGCGTCCGCCAGCCGGTCCCGGGCGGCGCGCACCGCCCCGGCCCGGGTGGGCACCGGGGCCGCGGGGGGCCGGCGTACCGCGGGGCCCTCCTGCGGCATTCCGGGCAGGTAGCGCCGTACGACTTTGGCCGAAACCTGCGCGAAGGCCTGCGGCAGCCGCCCCTCCGGCGCCCGCTCGTCCTCCTCGGGTCCGGGGTCGGCGACCGCCGGCGGGGTCCCGGTCAGCTGGGAGACCGCGAGCGCGGGGAAGTTCCGTACGCCCCGGCCGAAGTGCGCCAGCACGTACTCCGAGCAGTGCTTGAGCACCAGCGCGGCTTCGTCCCGCCCCAGCGGCCCCAGCAGTACGTCCTGCACCCCGGGGGCGAACTCGTACCAGTGCTCCGGCCCCGCGCCGCTGCGCCGCAGCAGCCCGCTCAGCAGCACCTCCGCCAGGTCGGAGGGCTCGGAGTCCGGCAACATCGTGCGTTGCACCAGCCGCATCACGGGCAGCGTCAGCGGCGCCGCCGACAGGTACACCGCGAGCTGTACGGCCCGGGGCGCGGCCGAGGACCGGAACCGTGCCACGAGCTCGCGCGGCGGGCGCACCGCACGCGGCGGCGGCAGGGGCGCGGCCGGGTGGTCGGCCAGCACCCGGCCCACCTCGGCCGGTACGGGCCCGGCCGTGAGCCCGGCCAGCAGCCGGGCCCACGCACCGAGGGCGGTGGCGCTCGGCGGCAGCACGGGCACCGTCAGCCCGCCCGTGGGCCGCCCGGGCAGCGGCGGCCGGTCCGGCCGGAACGTGAGCTTCTGCCCGCCGCCCTCCGGCCGGGTGAGCGTGCCCCGCTCGGTGGGCAGCCAGCTGCGCCCCCACAGCCGCTGCGGCAGCGGCTGGACGACCATGCACGGGGTGCACTCGGCCCACCGGTGCAGCAGCCGCTGCGCCGTGCCCTCGCGCCACAGCGGGCCGGCGCAGTCGGAGACCACCATGGTCAGGGCCCGGCCGGTCGGGTCCCGCAACTGGTCACCGGAGCGCAGGCCGGAGGCGCGTACGCAGCCGGGTGCGGGGCTGCGGCCGAACGCGGCCGTGCCGTCGGCGAGGCGGTGCAGGTAGTGCACCTGGACGTCCCGGAAGGCACCCAACCGCTCGCACACGGACCGCAGTTCCTCGAACATGTCCTGCCAGACGGCCATCGACGGGGAGGCGTCCATCACGAGCCGTACGGTCGCCTCGCGCCGGCTTTCGGGCCGGAGCACCGGGATGACCAGTCCGAGGGCGCGGGCGCTGGCCTCGGCGGTGGCTCCCTCGTCGATCACGAGCCGGGTCGGCGGGCCGGGCGGGCGGTGGCGCTGGAGGGCGCGCAGGGCCCGCTGGATGTCCAGGATGCGGGGCAGCGCGGCGGCCCCGGGCACCCGTACGGGCACTCCGTACTCTTCGGGCGACTCCCCCGGCCGTTGCCCGTCGGCTCCGTCGGCCCGGGCCGCCCCGGGCGCGTACAGCCCGACCGGGGCGTCGGCCTCCGCCTCTGCGCGGACGGGCCCGGCGGGCTCCCCGCCCGGATCCTCGGGCGCGCTCCGCGGGCCGCCCGGGTCCGGCCCGCCCGGGGCGGGCTGCCCGGGCCCGCCGATGTGCCCGGCCAACCACAGGGCGTCGGCGAGTTCCCCGGCGGACGGATCGAGCCCGGCCGCGAGCAGCAGCGCGGCCAGTTCACGGACGCCGGGTGCGCCGGCGGATGCCACGGCCCATCACCTCGGGCGGTCGAGGCGCTGGATGAGCAGGTCCGCGAGGTCCTCCCGGGTGGGCGGGGCGGCGTAGTGGGTCAGGTACAAGGCGTTGAGCAGCTGGTCGGCGGCGACCAGCTCGGACTGGGAGCGGCTGAGGAACTCCCTGATCAGGTCGGCTCCGAGGCGGGCCGCCTCCTCGCCGAGGTGGGCGCGGACCAAGGTGGCGAGCCGCTTCTCGCCGGGTTGACCGAGCTTCAGCTGGATGCAGCGGCGCAGCAGGGCGGCCGGGAAGTCCCGTTCCCCGTTGCTGGTCAGGATGATGAACGGGAAGGCCCGGCAGCGCACGCGGCCGCCGCGGACGGTGACCTTGGTCCCGTCGTCGGTGAGCACTTGGACCTCGGGCTCGCTGTCGGCGACCCGTTCCAGCTCGGGGAGGGCGAACTCCCCTTCCTCCAGCACGTTCAGCAGGTCGTTGGGGAGGTCTATGTCGCTCTTGTCGAGCTCGTCGATGAGCAGGACGCGGGGCCGGGCCGTGGGCAGCAGGGCGGTGCCGAGCGGCCCGAGCCGAATGTACTTCCCGATGCCGGGCACCCCGGAAGCCGCGGCGGCGGCCGGGACTGCGACCGCGGCGGCGGCCGGGGCGCCCCCGCCGCTCGCGGCGATCTGGACGTCCTGCAGCCGGGCCAGGGCGTCGTACCGGTAGAGGCCGTCCTGGAGCACGGTCCGGGACACCACCGGCCACCGGAGCACCCGCCCCAGCTTCAGCTCGTGGGCGACGGCGTGCGCGAGGGTGGACTTCCCGGTGCCGGGGAAGCCGGTCACGAGCAGCGGCCGCCGTAAGTAGAGGGCCGCGTTGATGGCCTCCAGCTCCTCCGGTTCCGGCCGGTGCAGCTCGGCGGCCTGCCGGTGCGCCCCGAGCCGCCGGGCCACGTTGCCGTCGGCGACCTGGGCCGGACCGCCCGGTTCCGCCACGGGACCGCCGTCGAAGTCCCGCCAGGGCGGCGGGTCGGGCAGGGCGTCGATCCCGTCGTGGGGCTCGCCCACCCCGCGGTATATGAGCCACTCGTCATTCATGGTGCTCCTGCTCCCTCCCTCGCGTCGTCCGCGGCGGCCCCCGTCACAGGTCGCCCTGGAGCGGCTCCTCTTCCGGCAGCGGCCGCGCCGGGTCCTCCCACACCAGCCCCGTCCCGGCCGCCCAGTAGGCGTCGGGGTCCGCCCCGTACGCCCGCCCCCGCAGGTTCTGCAGGCGGACCGGGAGCACCTCCGCCCGCCCGGCGTCGGCCAGTTCCTCCCGCAGCCCGCGGTGGAAGGGGGCGCAGGAGGCCCCGGGGTCCGGCGGCGGCCGCCGGGTCACCACCACCCCGTACCCGGCGTCCCGTACGGCGTGCAGCGAGCCGAGCGTGGGCTCCTGGTCGGCCGCCCGGCAGTGCACCGGCACGGTGTTGTCGGGGAGTCCCGTCAGCCACTCGGTGGCGGGGCTGCGCGGGCGCCCCCGTATGCAGTCGGCGCGTTCGTCCTGCAGGGGTCCCGCCTGGACCCGCGCCCAGCGGGCGGACGCGTCGGTACCTTCGCGGTCGGCGGGGTGCTCCCTGGCCCCGCCCGGGTTCGCCCCGCCCGGGTTCGCGACGGCGGGGTTCGCGACGGCGGGGTTCGCCCCGGCGGGGTGGCGCAGGACCACCGGCCGCTGCACGCCGAGCGGTACGCCGCCCACCACCACCCATTCGTCCACCGCGAGCCCGAACAGCGCGGGCGCCACGGCCACTTCGAGCAGGGCCGCGGCCTCGTGGGTGTCGCAGCGCCGGAAGCCCTCGGCGAGCGGGGCCCGCAGGGCCTCCGGCAGGCCGGCCAGGGTGGCCCGTACGCCCGAGTCCACGGGCGTCACCCGACCGGCGTGTGCGGGACCGGCCAGCACCGAGACCCGCCAGTCGTAGAGGTCCTCCCAGCCGTGCGCCCACACCTCCAGCAGCACCGAGGCCCCGGGCGGCAGCCCGCCGGACCGCCGCGCCGGGCCGTGCACCGCCCGCCCCGCCGAAGCCCGGCGGCGCCGCTCGCGCTCGGCGAGGCCCCGCTCGTGGCGCTCGCCCAACTCGCGCCGCAGCGGCCGCCACAGCCGCTCGGCCGTGGCCCGTACCCAGTCCCACAGTTCCTCGTCCGCGCCCGGGGTGACCGGCTCCCGGTACTCGGCCACGCTCACGTCGGTCGCGTACCGGAGCATCGCCGCGGCCTCCGCGGTCCCGCCCGGCGGGTCGTGCAGCAGCCCCAGCCCGTCGCGCCAGCTCAGCGGGGCCGGCGGCAGCGGGTCCGGCTCCTCGCCGCGCGCCTCCTCGACCAGGGCGCGTACGACCTCGGAGGAGCCCGGCGGGGGCAGCTCCGCCAGCAGCCCGAACAGGGTGGTGCGCTCGCCGGGAGTGAGCCGGCCCCGGCCGGCGTACGGGTCGCCCTCCTCCGGCGGGAGCTCGCCGTGCACGTCCGTCCAGGTCCGCCGGTTGTCGAGATCGCTGAGGTGCTGGTCGTAGTGGTACAGGTCGTGGGCCTGCATGATCCGGCGGTAGAGCCCGACCTGGCCCCGCGCGGCCATCGGCAGGGTGCGCAGCTGTACGACGGAGACGGCGAGCCCGCCGCCCCCCGCCTGCCGCCGGGCCTTGAGCACGCCGACGACCTCGCCGCGGACGAGGTCCACCACGGGCCCGCCGGACATGCCGGCCTCGATCTCGTCGTCGTCGCCGAGCCGGATGGCCGCGCCGTTCCCGGCGGTCCCGCGCAGCCGGGTGGTGCGGCCGGTGATCTCGGGGGTGCCGAGGTCCTCGGTGCAGCCGAAGTAGGCGACCTCGTCGAAGCGCGGCCTGGAGCGGTCGGTCAGCCACACGCAGGCGTGCGAGACGGGGGCCAGCACCCTGATCAGCGCCAGGTCTGGCAGGTCCCACAGCGCGTGCCGGCCGGGCCTCCGCTCCTCCAGCCGCTCGGGCAGTACGCACTCCACGCGCCCGGTGACCGTGCCGGTGATGCTCCCGGCGGAAAAGGTGATGCCGACCTCGCGTCCCGTCAGACGCACCGCAGCACCCCCTTCGCCGACCACGTGCGCGCACGTCAGGACCCAGCCGGGGGCGATGAAGAAGCCGCTCCCCCACGTGGGACCGGTCCGATGACTGCGAGGGTTGTCATACCCGCCCGGCGGGGCGTGAACGCGTACGGTCGCCGCCTGGACGAGGGGCTCCAGAAGCTCGAAGGCGCGCGCGGACCCGGTCGTGCGCCCGTCCGTCATCCGCACCCCCCGCTCGTTGGGCATCCAGGCTAGACCCGGGGACGACGCGTACGGGAGGTGTCGCCGATAGGCGGATTATCCTGGCGGGAAACACCCCCTGCACACCCCCATCACGGCACGGAGCCCGACTTGTACTTCACCGATCGCGGCATCGAGGAGCTGGAGAAGCGGCGCGGAGAGGAGGAGGTCACCTTCGAGTGGCTCGCCGAGCAGCTGCGCACCTTCGTCGACCTGAACCCGGACTTCGAGGTCCCGGTGGAACGCCTGGCCACCTGGCTGGCCCGGCTGGACGACGAGGACGAGGACGAGGAGTGATCCTCCGGGTCCGGGCGACGGCCTGACGGCCCTGCCCGGACCCGCCCCGTACTGGCCGGTTCCGTCCGCCGCCGCCGCAGCGGCCCGGACCGGTGCACGGGCAATCCCATCGGCTCGGGCGCCGCTACCCGGCACCATGGGTCCGGTGAAGGAGCTACCTCCCGGCCTGCCGCCGGCGGACTCCCGCACATGGCACAGCCGCCGATGGCGGGATCCGTTGGGATACCTGCGCGTGCGCTCCTTGGCGAACCCCCACTGGTCCGGGACGTGCCGTGGCTGATCGCACGGTTGCGACGCGAGCGCTCGGCCGGCCTCCCCGCGGATCGCGGCCTCTAGGACGAAGCGATCGCCGCGGCGCAGGGCTACGCACGCACGCGCCGGCAGACGCCGGAGGCCGAACGCGCATGGGACCGGCTCCCCAGCGCACAAAAGGAGCCGCCCACCTACCGGAGGTACTCGGCGGGCGGGCGGCCGTTCAAGGTGCGCTCGGCGCAGGCGGCGCCAGGGCCGCCGAGACAGGATCAGACCGGGTGCCCCGGCCGGGACGGGCCCGGCCGGGGCTACTGCTCAGGAGCCGACGAGCTGTCGGGGGTCGTCCAGCCATGCGTACTGGCCGGACCCGTCGACCGTGACGCCGAAGCGGGTGATGTGCGGCCGTCCTCGCAACTCGTACCACGTGTACGCCGCAGTCACCTCCGCCCAGAGATCGCGCGGTCCCCACGAGCGGACGGCGTCCTCCTCCCACCAGTCGCCGTAGCGGACGATCGTTGCCGAGGTGCCAGCCTCGTCCACGAACTGGACCTGCCGGTCGTCGCCCTCCCCGCGGTGTGAGTAGGAGACGTCCGGGACCTGGAGGCCGATGGCGAAATCCTGGAGGTAGCCGGCCCCCAGAACCTGAGCGGGATCGATCGGCGACTTCCGGCTGGTCGAATCGTCCGGAACCTGGAGGTCGACAGTCGGCCGCTCGGAGCGGATCCACATGTACGAGGACTCGCCGATGAAGGCTCCCTGCGCCTTCGTTCCCGAGGTGTCGACGCGGAGCCGCAGGAGCCCCGAGTTGCTGTAGGCCGTCCCGAACGGGGTGAGGATCACCCCGCTCCGCCTGGACTGCTCGATCCAGGCGTACGGAACGCGCCGCAGGGACGCCGTGTTGATGATCCGGCTGAACGGCTCCCCGCCGGGGACGCCTTCGAGCCCGTCCCCGACGATGAGCTCCGGGTCGTAGCCGGCCGCCTTGAGGTTCGCGGCGCCCGCACGTGCAAGCTCGTCATCCACCTCGATGGCAACCACCCGATCCGAGCCGACGCGCTCACACAGCAGGGCCGTGTGGTAGCCGGATGCGTAGCCGATCTCCAGGACGCGGGACCGGGGTGTGAGGTCCAAGTGCTGGAGCTTCCGCATGACGATGTCCAGGGCTGACACGGAGGACGTGAAGTCACCCGCGCTGGGGCCGGGTGTCATGTCGCCGTCGTCCAGCTGGGTGACGACCGACTGGTGAGGGTTCCAGACGGCGTGGCGCCAGACGTCCGGCTCCTCGTCGCGGTCCACGAAGGTCCAGAGGCCTTCGGCGTCCCGGACCGGGAGCCAGACGGCTCCCGGGACGAACGCTTCGCGGTCGACCTCGTCGAAGGCCTCGGCCAGCCATGGCTCGCGCAGTAACCCTGCTGTCACCAGGGCCTCGCGGCAGATGTCCCGGTTCACTTCTTACCCGGCGGCGGCGGGGGCGGGGTGGAAGGCTGGGGTGTCGGCCGGCTCCCGTCCGGGCTCGACGGCTGGGACGGCGGCGTCCACGGCTTGTCTTGCGGTGGTCCGGCGTGCTTGCCCATCAGGGTCTCCAATCGGTTCGGTGTGCAGGATGCCCGCTCCCCGGTGGGGCGGGAGGTCAGAGGGTGTCGACGATCTCGTCGAGCACGGCGAGCAGCGACGAGGAGTGGCGCCACCTCGCTGATCCGGGCGATCAGGCCCTCCTCCGTGCGGGTGTGCTGCCAGCAGCTCACCGGGTCGTGGTGGACGCCCCACCCGTAGCGGCAGAGGCTGCAGTCGGCCATGAGACCGCCGTACTTGATCGCGATCGGAGCCGGCAGGCCGCACCCGGTGCAGCGCGCCTGCGCCCGCGTGCACTCCCCGTCGGGGTGCGCGTCGGACACCTCGGCCGACGGGCGATCCGGGCAGCCCGTCACCTCGCCGCCCCCTCGGCAAGCCGTGCCCCGCCCACCCGGACGAGCAGCTGAACGGCGGCGACCCGGCAGAAGTACGCCCCCGGGCCCGGGAGCGAGGCCCAGTAGAGGGGCCGGCCGGGAACGGGCCGGTCCCGGCCTAGTTCGGGCACCCCGAGGTGGGTGCCGTGGCCGAGGCACTCGACCGCACTCCGGGTCCTCCAGCACTTCGCCGTACCCGGCTCGACGAGCGCGTAGCGGTTCCGGCCGCGCGAGTCGTGGATCAAGGGCCCTTCCAGGGCCAGGGTCAGCGCGAGGTCCACGACACGGTCGTCACTGCTCTCGGCGACCGCGTGGGCCAGCGGGTCCGGGATCCGTACGGCCTCGAAGCGGGCCCCGAGCGGCAGCACGGCGACACCGTGCTCCCACCACGCGGCATGCGCCGCCGCGGGATCGGCGAGGCTGCTGGCGTACCAGTCGGCCGTCTTCTTCCAGGACACGGAGGCTCCCTACGGTCGTCAGCGGGTGATGACACGAGCGTAGGAATCAGAGCTCGCCCCACGAA
Coding sequences within:
- a CDS encoding AAA family ATPase, which produces MNDEWLIYRGVGEPHDGIDALPDPPPWRDFDGGPVAEPGGPAQVADGNVARRLGAHRQAAELHRPEPEELEAINAALYLRRPLLVTGFPGTGKSTLAHAVAHELKLGRVLRWPVVSRTVLQDGLYRYDALARLQDVQIAASGGGAPAAAAVAVPAAAAASGVPGIGKYIRLGPLGTALLPTARPRVLLIDELDKSDIDLPNDLLNVLEEGEFALPELERVADSEPEVQVLTDDGTKVTVRGGRVRCRAFPFIILTSNGERDFPAALLRRCIQLKLGQPGEKRLATLVRAHLGEEAARLGADLIREFLSRSQSELVAADQLLNALYLTHYAAPPTREDLADLLIQRLDRPR
- a CDS encoding DUF6104 family protein, which produces MYFTDRGIEELEKRRGEEEVTFEWLAEQLRTFVDLNPDFEVPVERLATWLARLDDEDEDEE
- a CDS encoding protein-L-isoaspartate O-methyltransferase family protein → MTAGLLREPWLAEAFDEVDREAFVPGAVWLPVRDAEGLWTFVDRDEEPDVWRHAVWNPHQSVVTQLDDGDMTPGPSAGDFTSSVSALDIVMRKLQHLDLTPRSRVLEIGYASGYHTALLCERVGSDRVVAIEVDDELARAGAANLKAAGYDPELIVGDGLEGVPGGEPFSRIINTASLRRVPYAWIEQSRRSGVILTPFGTAYSNSGLLRLRVDTSGTKAQGAFIGESSYMWIRSERPTVDLQVPDDSTSRKSPIDPAQVLGAGYLQDFAIGLQVPDVSYSHRGEGDDRQVQFVDEAGTSATIVRYGDWWEEDAVRSWGPRDLWAEVTAAYTWYELRGRPHITRFGVTVDGSGQYAWLDDPRQLVGS
- a CDS encoding SAV_2336 N-terminal domain-related protein, whose amino-acid sequence is MASAGAPGVRELAALLLAAGLDPSAGELADALWLAGHIGGPGQPAPGGPDPGGPRSAPEDPGGEPAGPVRAEAEADAPVGLYAPGAARADGADGQRPGESPEEYGVPVRVPGAAALPRILDIQRALRALQRHRPPGPPTRLVIDEGATAEASARALGLVIPVLRPESRREATVRLVMDASPSMAVWQDMFEELRSVCERLGAFRDVQVHYLHRLADGTAAFGRSPAPGCVRASGLRSGDQLRDPTGRALTMVVSDCAGPLWREGTAQRLLHRWAECTPCMVVQPLPQRLWGRSWLPTERGTLTRPEGGGQKLTFRPDRPPLPGRPTGGLTVPVLPPSATALGAWARLLAGLTAGPVPAEVGRVLADHPAAPLPPPRAVRPPRELVARFRSSAAPRAVQLAVYLSAAPLTLPVMRLVQRTMLPDSEPSDLAEVLLSGLLRRSGAGPEHWYEFAPGVQDVLLGPLGRDEAALVLKHCSEYVLAHFGRGVRNFPALAVSQLTGTPPAVADPGPEEDERAPEGRLPQAFAQVSAKVVRRYLPGMPQEGPAVRRPPAAPVPTRAGAVRAARDRLADADADGDGGARALYEAVAVLRRAVTAPPGPGDPPEEAETELAGALLRLWASQRDPELLAEAERAVTGLRTARAGAVLGRVLYERALAAGPDAELLAAADMEFAAAGAAADPELRRDCAVRRAETLIRLSGLRDEAGALREARAALEPLAGRAPGADPAAGTEGGGQDGGGQGGGGQGGGGQGGGEGGGPAPYPELHLALGRVLLALLPRTPDPAERTALAEQAAARLAAALTSLTALPAAPGHTGRTGPGTAQVRVELAETLRHLPGRLEEAAGQLDAALAEAGGDPELRVAALVCLARVHRERYARDADPTALEDAAEAYGRARRLIPRDAEAFGELLPEWGDVLLDRARATDGRGFTGAAVRVLRESRAAVPQSDPGAAHRLLRLATGLRLRHAYEGDPVDLREAEYLLELAVRHSRNPLEQARIWRDHGDVQQEIHGHTRALERLDRAADSYRRAWRAALEADVEDRADTAVQLAARVQQLRGDVLERLARPRAALDAYRSALELWTRTHEGAAGRSEAVRVRILALEAGL
- a CDS encoding VMAP-C domain-containing protein, translated to MPNERGVRMTDGRTTGSARAFELLEPLVQAATVRVHAPPGGYDNPRSHRTGPTWGSGFFIAPGWVLTCAHVVGEGGAAVRLTGREVGITFSAGSITGTVTGRVECVLPERLEERRPGRHALWDLPDLALIRVLAPVSHACVWLTDRSRPRFDEVAYFGCTEDLGTPEITGRTTRLRGTAGNGAAIRLGDDDEIEAGMSGGPVVDLVRGEVVGVLKARRQAGGGGLAVSVVQLRTLPMAARGQVGLYRRIMQAHDLYHYDQHLSDLDNRRTWTDVHGELPPEEGDPYAGRGRLTPGERTTLFGLLAELPPPGSSEVVRALVEEARGEEPDPLPPAPLSWRDGLGLLHDPPGGTAEAAAMLRYATDVSVAEYREPVTPGADEELWDWVRATAERLWRPLRRELGERHERGLAERERRRRASAGRAVHGPARRSGGLPPGASVLLEVWAHGWEDLYDWRVSVLAGPAHAGRVTPVDSGVRATLAGLPEALRAPLAEGFRRCDTHEAAALLEVAVAPALFGLAVDEWVVVGGVPLGVQRPVVLRHPAGANPAVANPAVANPGGANPGGAREHPADREGTDASARWARVQAGPLQDERADCIRGRPRSPATEWLTGLPDNTVPVHCRAADQEPTLGSLHAVRDAGYGVVVTRRPPPDPGASCAPFHRGLREELADAGRAEVLPVRLQNLRGRAYGADPDAYWAAGTGLVWEDPARPLPEEEPLQGDL